In Hymenobacter volaticus, the genomic window AGGACTGGCTTTTTGTAGCGCTTCTGCACGGCTTCAATGCGGCGTAGCGGCTCCTTCCAAGAAGTAAGCAAAGTTGCTTTAGTGGGCCGAGTGGTTTTGCTGAGAGGAAAATAAGCTTGGATACCGATGTAGTCCAAGGCATCCCAAAAGCGAATTTGCTCGAACTCGCCGCTCCAGTTAGCCGCGTAGGTGAGGGGGCCATGATACACGTTGCGCACTTTGCCAATAAGGGTCCGCCATTCCGCTTCGTGCCCCACGCTGGCGTGCTGCAACTCAGTGCCGATACACAGGGCATCCATGCCAGTGCTTTCAGCTAGCTGGGCATAGTGCAGCAAAAAAACGGAATAGCTGGCAAACCAAATTTGCCAGTCGGCGGCGGAGGCCATCTTGATGTCGCCAGGCCACGAGCCGCTGCCGCCACGCAGCCATAAATGAGGCTTAAGCATGGTATGAATGCCGTGTTTTCGGGCCATGTTGGTGGTGTACACCAAACCCCGGTCACTTTCACCCCAATAGCCACGGTTCCCTGCGCCCGTGTGCAGGCGAACCTCGGGTGTGGCCGCTCCCGCTTGCCAGCCAAAAGGGGTTTGGGCTATCCAAGTGATGCCATTGCGCACTAACGGCTCTAGGTTGGAACTGGCAATGGAATCGGCCGCAACCCAATTTACTCCCCGCAGGCGATTGTCGGTAGGGCGCGGCCCGGCTAAAGTGGCAAGACTAGTAGATGTTTTCGTGGAAGGCGTAGGCCGAGGCCAATGCCACCACAGGACAACTAGCGCTATGGGTGTTGCCAAAAGCAACAAGGGCAGCCACCAAAGTCGGCGCACCGACACAAAAGAAAAAGTAGTGGCCATAGCACGGTTGAAACAAGGAATTCAAATAGCAGAAAACCAATGGCAAGCGCAAACGCCGCACTTGCTTATGTGGGTGGCATCGAAATCAGGGTGAGCCGCGTAATCTGCTGGTCAACCCGTAGCTTTGTTTCCTATACCCTCGGCTCACTTTACCTGGTTCCGTTTTGCTGCAAGCCATCAACGTTCGAAAGAAATATAACACGCTGGAAGTCCTCAAGGGCATTGATTTGACGATTGAGAAATCGGAAATAGTATCGATTGTAGGTTCTTCGGGGGCGGGTAAAAGCACGCTGCTGCATATCCTGGGCACCCTCGACAACCCGGATTCGGGAGAGGTGCTCTTCGATGGCGAGTCCGTTAGCTCATTGAAACGGTCGGAGCTGGCACGGTTTCGCAACCGCCACATCGGCTTTATCTTCCAGTTTCATAACCTGCTGCCCGAGTTTACGGCCCTCGAAAACGTATGCTTGCCCGCTTATTTGGCAGGCCGCTCGGAAACGGAAACCCGCGTGCGGGCTCGAGAGTTGCTGGGCATGCTCAACCTAGAACGCCGCGCCGACCACAAGCCAAGCGAAATGAGCGGTGGCGAGCAGCAGCGTACTGCCGTTGCGCGTGCCCTCATCAACTCCCCGAAATCATCTTCGCCGACGAACCGAGCGGTAACCTCGACTCGCAAAACGCGCAGGAGCTGCACCAAATCTTCTTTCTGCTGCGCAAAGAGTTAGGCCAAACCTTCGTCATCGTTACGCACAACGATCAGTTGGCTGAAATGGCCGACCGCAAGATTACGATGAAGGACGGGCTTATCTGGGAGGGCAACAATTAAGGCACTACAACTCCTTGTTCAGCTTGCTCGTACAAAAGGCATCGGGAAGTGAAGTTGTTTCCCGGTACGATTAATTAGCATACGACCCTGGTAATGCGTCCGTCTGCCCCGGACCATGTAGGTAACCCGCTGCCGCGTTTTCCGGAAACGCAGCAGCGGGTTTTCTTATGCCTAAACAACTCAATTAGCGAGCAAAAAGCCTTGAGAAAGGCGGCTTAAACCGATGCTTTTAGCTAAAAATGTTAGTTCGCTAAAGAATTTGACAAACAGCTTTGTAAGTACTTGATATACAGAGGAAAAATTTGCAAAAAAAAATATATATTTTTGCACCTTTTCGTACCTTGGGGCGTTAACAGTACATAACACAAACACGGTATTACAGGACATAATAGAACAGACGCCATGAGCGAAGCAACCAAGACCATCAAAGAGCCGATTCGCAAGACCAAAGTGGAGAGCTACGATATTTCGCGCTCCGACGAAACGCTGCACTTGGCTACCGATCTGGCCAAGTTCATCAAGGAAAACAAGCTGACCACCACGGTGCAAGGCAAAGAGTTTGTGAACGTGGAAGGCTGGCAGTACGCCGGTTCGCGCTTAGGCATCGTGCCTATCGTTGACCATGTCATCAACGTTTCAAACGATCAAGAACTGAAGTATCAAGCCAAGGTGACGCTGTTTGACATGCGTTCCGGACAAACGGTAGGTGCTGGCTTCGCTATTTGCTCTAGTAAAGAGCAAGGCAAGAAGTTCTATCAGGAATTTGCAATTATGAGCATGGCCCAGACCCGGGCTATTGGCAAAGCATATCGTAACATTTTGGCCTGGATTATTCGGGCCGCTGGTTACGAGCCTACGCCGGCTGAAGAAATGGAGTATGGTGGCAACATGCCAGTTGCAGCCCAGCCGGCTATGGCTGTAGTGCCTGCCGCTGCTGCCCCAGCGCCTGCTGCTGAAGCTGCCGCTCCTATGAAAGCTGTAGTAGCCGAGCCAGTTGCTGCTGTTGAAGCTCCAACTCCTGTTACGTATGCCTCGGCTTCGCAGAAGGAAGAGATTATTCGTCTGCTAAACCATCCGGTTATCACGCGTCAAGAGAAGACCAAGATGTTGCTTAACATCAACCGTCTGGACGACGAGCGTGCTACGCAGGCTATTGCTAAGCTTAAGAAGGCGATTGACGACCGCGAAAATGGTCAATCAGCTGCCGCTTAAGCAAGCCTTAGGCGCATAAATGCAAAAGCCTGGTTCCAATCGGAGCCAGGCTTTTCATTTTATAAGATTATATGGGAGCTAGTACACGTACAGTGCGTTTGTCGACAACGATGAAACGTAGCTTTTCAACTCCTGCTGATTGCGGTACACTGGTTTCGCTGTGGGTAGCGGTGGCGCTTTAAACTTAACCGAGCATAGCCAACTGTAGGCAGATGCAATGTCACTGAAAAGGGCTACTACAGGTGTGGAGATATTGTAGAGCGCTACATCAGTGCAGCACCGGATGTCAATGCCAGTGGAGTAAACCCAGGCCATGTGTTCAACCCCAGCCAAGTGCATATAAGGCAAGTAGTCGTTGGCTAGCCAGACACCAACATCAGAGGTGATACTAGTTACGTTTGTGTTGTCGTTGAGAATACGTGCGCAGCTTCGAGAAAGAAAACATTTTGCAATAAGCAAGCAGCTTTCCTGAACCGAACTCAGCGTAAGATCCCCAAACCAATCCAGATATAGCCAACTGTTGCGGCTGTCATATGAAATGGATACAGTAGAGGTTTCTGACAATAGTTCAATGCTCATAATAATGTGAATAAAAAAGGGCAGCGAATAGGGGTGTTGATGTAGTACAGAAGCGGGGCTAATTAGCTTTATGCTTGATTGAACTTGTCTGAAGTGCTTTCAAGAAGCTTTTGATGTGATAAATGTAATTATATTTATTCCATTGGACTATCGCTTGAGAAAAATAATTTTATTGATAATTATAGCTGCTCTATATAATCTTGAAAACAAGCTATTTGATGGCGTTATAAAACTTTACAAGGATTTATAGTGTACAGCGATTTAAAGCTGGAACTTTGTATAGTGCAACAAATGAGGTTGCGTTCCTGTGGAGCTTAATTGAACCTACTGAACTATTCTAGCTTTTCGTTTCCAGCGCAGCGGCCGTACCTTCGTGGTTTCGCTAAGCTTCCTATTCTCTTGCCTGTACCCACCGACGATATACTGCACGTACTGAATCAGACGTGGGGGCATATGGCGTTTCGGCCGTTGCAGGAAGACATCATACGGACGGTATTAGCCGGTCAGGATGTACTAGCTTTGTTGCCAACTGGTGGAGGAAAGAGCATCTGCTTTCAAGTACCCGCTCTGGCTCGCGACGGATTATGCCTAGTCATATCGCCGCTGATTGCGCTAATGAAGGATCAGGTGGAAAACCTACGCAAGCGTGGCATCAAAGCCGAAGCCGTGTACGCGGGCATGAGCCACCAGGAAATCGACCAGACACTGGACAACTGCGTGTACGGGCCGGTGAAGTTTCTGTACGTATCGCCGGAACGCTTACTGACGGATATGTTTCGGGCCCGAGTGGGCAAGATGAAAGTAAGCTTGCTCGCCGTCGACGAAGCGCACTGCCTTTCGCAATGGGGATACGATTTTCGGCCCCCTTATCTGCGAATTGCGGAATTAAGGGAACTGCTGCCGGGAGTGCCCTGCATTGCCCTCACGGCAACAGCTACCGAGAAAGTGCGGCAGGATATAGTCGAAAATCTACGTTTTCGGTCCGGCTATCAGGTATTTCAGCAGAGCTTCGCTAGACCCAATCTGTCGTATTCGGTACTAGCCACAGAAGACAAACTGCGTCGCCTGCTGGAAGTGGTGCGCGGCGTAGGAATAGGAAAGACCAGCATAGTGTACGCCCGTACCCGCCGCCAAACCGAAGACACCGCTGCCTACTTGCAGCAGCACGGTCTGCGGGCTGCTGCGTACCATG contains:
- a CDS encoding glycoside hydrolase family 113, with translation MATTFSFVSVRRLWWLPLLLLATPIALVVLWWHWPRPTPSTKTSTSLATLAGPRPTDNRLRGVNWVAADSIASSNLEPLVRNGITWIAQTPFGWQAGAATPEVRLHTGAGNRGYWGESDRGLVYTTNMARKHGIHTMLKPHLWLRGGSGSWPGDIKMASAADWQIWFASYSVFLLHYAQLAESTGMDALCIGTELQHASVGHEAEWRTLIGKVRNVYHGPLTYAANWSGEFEQIRFWDALDYIGIQAYFPLSKTTRPTKATLLTSWKEPLRRIEAVQKRYKKPVLFTEIGYKTTPDAAIEPWAWPDRTAVFTELDEQTQRICYEAMFETFWRRPWFQGTFIWKWYPGLQPDGPARRHLDFTPQHKPAEQVMAQWYGR